Proteins found in one Camelus bactrianus isolate YW-2024 breed Bactrian camel chromosome X, ASM4877302v1, whole genome shotgun sequence genomic segment:
- the LOC105064565 gene encoding histone H2A-Bbd type 1, with protein sequence MSRERNRWSWSSHRRRQHSLSRSNRAELQFPVSRLDRLLRLSPYAQRLSSSTPIFLAGILEYLAAHILDLAGVEARSSHDVRITPEHVQRALDNHEYLSRLFQPGAFPRVSAMPVPEDRL encoded by the coding sequence ATGTCTCGGGAAAGAAACCGCTGGTCCTGGTCCTCCCACCGTCGTAGGCAGCACTCCCTCTCCCGCTCCAACAGAGCCGAGCTGCAGTTCCCCGTGAGCCGCCTGGACCGCCTCCTGAGACTGAGTCCCTATGCCCAGCGCCTGAGCTCTTCCACCCCCATCTTCCTGGCCGGCATCCTCGAGTACCTGGCAGCCCACATCCTGGACCTGGCGGGCGTGGAGGCCCGCAGCAGCCACGATGTGCGCATCACCCCCGAGCACGTGCAGAGGGCGCTGGACAACCACGAGTACCTCAGCCGCCTGTTCCAGCCGGGTGCCTTCCCTCGTGTCTCCGCGATGCCCGTGCCCGAGGACAGGTTGTGA